A stretch of DNA from Cryptomeria japonica chromosome 4, Sugi_1.0, whole genome shotgun sequence:
ACAAACAAAAACAACAATTAAGAAACATACAAGTTCTAACCCCTATTTTGAGTAGCGTTTGATTCATAATGTTGATGCCCATTCATAAATGAAGATACAATGTGAGGTCTATGAATGAAATCAAAGATTAATTATTATATTTGTCGTTATTTCACAGATGTTTAAGTTTTAACTATAATCAATGTTGGAATACAATATTACAATACTAAGAAGAAAAATGAAAAGGTGAGTGCAGAGCTATGGGGTGCCGAATGATCACCTACAATTGTTGCCTCTTGGAGAGTTGCTATCACTCCACTGAGCTCATATTAGTGTTCTTTTCTTTTGGTCGGTAATAGAGAtagtttttattaatattaaatatatcagTGCATTGCTATATCATGATTTTTACAAATCTGCCCATACAAAACAGAGATTTCTAAAATCCCATACATCCGATTACACCTATCACCCCAACATCCAGAAAGAAGCAATCCAAATTACTGGCTAGCATGAACAAAAAAAAGCCAATCCTACAGTGGGAGGGAAGACAAGAAAACCCCTATCATCACCAAAACACTCCCAAATCTACAAACCCCCGACTACTGCTCGAATACACGAAACTATTGGCTTAAGGGCATTGTGATGTCAAAAACATGTTGAATCAGTGTGATATGTCATGGAGTTTTTGGTAATGGCATTGTGATGTCAGAAACATGTTGAATCAATGTGATATGTCATGGAGTTTTTGGAGTTCCAGTTTTAGGTTTGTATGTGTTGTGTATGCACATGCTTGGTAGTTGGTTTGTTGAGCTTGGGAGAGGATATGCGTGCTCTGCATGCATTGACCAATCCTGCGAGCATGACTACGTGGATGGCATTTGGTTTCTATAGAGATCATTTTCGATaaaactaggggaaaggacccagtagtcgtgcaccctaacttcacgcttctcaaaattctacttggaaatttcgaatcactccgatttttttacagcagcttacttggcaagtcccctgcttataactaaggtttcagggccacatcatcaaatatgatgccacatcaacatgctttttgccaaggtgtccaaaacagccccaaaaaaaagtgagaccaataggcgtgcaaaagaggccccaatagttgtgcagccgatgtggcatcacctgattggttactttttacaatattagtacatttcttaacaactattggtacatttcctaacaactgttggtacatttcctaacaaaaattgatattttttgtttcaaacaataggttttatttgttcaatttttggaacaaaaggtatcaacaaccctcacaacaactggaacatgctcaactactgggtcctttcccctattcaGTGTCTTGGCGAAGTCCAGCATAGAAGGCATGATATACTCTGATGGGTCAGTGTCCATGAGATATTTTTTAATCTTAGCAATTAGCCGAAGTCTGTATTGCTAGAGTTAACCAAAAAATGGTGTGAACCCCGAAGGTGTTTGGAGTCAAAACATGAAGCTAGTGTTTAGTTCCCTATAATAGTCATATTTTATACATGTTCCTCTTTACCACGTGCTAGAGAATTTGACATAGAACTTCAATTACACAACATATGTATCCTTTTTTAGTAAGGAATTTTTTTAATCCTAATTGTCAAATAGAGATGTTAGTTTGATCATAACTAAAGAACATACCTCATTTAGAATATTTTTAGATGCATTGTAATGATTGTGAGGTAAGAAAAATGAACTATTGTAGATTAATGACATATTAGATGATAAAATTTGGCATCCATTTAGTACCAAATTATGCATCTAATTATAGTGTATCATTAAGTGaagcttacaataataaaaatatattcagTGATCTGATTCCCCTACCAAATTTGAGAGAAATTGAGGTCTAATCTTTTGAAGACATGTACAAAAATACACTCAATGTTATCATGACATGGATAAAGTCTAAAAATAGAGCAATTAAAATCCCAAGGTGTTACTCTTACATACAGTAAAGAGATTTCTAAAAGGAAGGCAAAGGGAAAAAATACTAGTGAGGGAGCTTCAATTCCATCAAAGGTAGGTGCTCCAATAAAAGACAAGAACCATTGCAAactccaaagaaaaataaaatggaGAAAGATGTTGAATCTAAAGAAATACTTTACAAAAGAAAAATGACATAAATAATTACAACACATGAAAGAGTTGAAAAAGAGGTGGCACCCCTTAATATGAAAAAGAAGCTCTAGGAGCAGGTTATCCCAAAGTGGGCTATTGGATTTATGAATGGCACCCACTTGTTCATCTCCATCTATTTCTATTCATTTTGTATAGGTATAATGAGCTTCATTTTTTCCATCAGCCCCCAACAACTATTCAAGAAGTATGGGGACAAGCCCAAGGAGACATAGTTACTCTTGTTTGTTCACTAATAAAACATGCCCTGGTCATTCTACCACCTTCAGTATATAGCACATCATATGATGAAGTAAATGAAGGCACAAAGAGCATTTTAGGGAGAGGTAAGTATCCAACCtctaatcaataaaaataaactagAGGTATTGAATATTGAACAAAAGGATCaagataatgatactttaattAATGTTTTCATGCCATTgtttaatgcacaaacaatgatTGATGAACTAAATAAAGATGATACAATTATTTTGTCTTGTTATAATATTAAGAAACAAGTCAATAAGGAGTTAGATTAATTATTAGAGAAGATCCAAATAAATGTGTCTATGAAAAATTTCTCTAACTTTTAGACCTTGAGAGATGAAGAAACTCCTACATAAGTGGATATAAATGAGCCAAGTGAACAAGCACATGAAGATATGCCAAAAATGGATATTCATAAAGAACCACAAAAGGAAGATAATATGGTATAAGAAGTCCAACAAAATCCTCCATCCATAGTAATAATTGCACTAGAATTAAATATTTAGAGAAAGGAAATAGAAATGGTGATAAAGTGTACAAGTTGATAAACTAATTGAGAAGTCATTATTACAAGAAGCAACTAACTAAGCAACAATGGATACAATTAACCAAGTACAATTGCAAGTAGCTCCCACAAATGATTAGCTACAAGATATTGATAAAGCACTATCTACTACTAATCATAGATAACACAACAACTAGTGATGTAGCAAGTTCTTCAAGAAAATATTGACTTTTAGCAAACACAAAGTGAATAGAGAATAATTGATTCATCATCTCTAATACTACAATGGTTTCATGTTAATATTTGAAAGAAGAAATCTATAGTAAGAACTTCCACGATTGATTTACAAGATGTGTTAAGTAAAGCTGATGTGCCTAAGGCAATGGAGAATGCTAAAATATTGTATTCAATCAAAAGAGATGCCTCAAGGTCTAAATGCTAAAACATTGTATTCAATCAAAAAAAATTTGCTAAATTAGTCATTCCTATGGTGGAAAAGGATGTTAAAGTGTTAGAGCCAAAAGATTATCAAATTATAATTACCAATTTAGGACAATTTATCATAGACTATGAGATAGTAGAAACATTGTCCTTTATACTTGCAGTTGTGGTAAGGGTGAAAAAGCATAAGACAGAGAGATTTGAAGCAACGTATTGTTGaacttcaaacttaaatcaaacaATGAACTACTTTTTTATAAGTTATATATGTTACCCTTATTTCATGACTTATGGGTTATTTTTTATCCACTTTAAGCCAATCTAATTACGAAGGATAGGTTTCTTTCAATGTGTGGGTTTACATCACCTCCAACTTGTAGACTAGAGCATTGGATGAAGTTTGAGTTCAATGGTTATTGATTAATTGTATATTTGGATTTTGATCATTGGACCAATATTGTATATGTGAGGAACTTATGTATGTTTCCTATATAGTTGAATATTATTTAGTGTATGTATTGATGGTTTCTTTTTACTAAGCCTATATTGATCATTGATACTTGTTACTTATTGTAAATTATCTATGCATGTAATCATTATACTTGTAATTAAATTCTAGTGGAATGTATTATGATTTTTCATTATACTTACTATTCTCCACATGATTACTTGATCTTGTTGAAGTGTGACGAATTTTGAGGTTATAGTTTGGGGGTTAATATAGATTGATGATCCATAcatgaaaatatttatttctaatagCTTGCATTTCTAAGCTATTTTCACATGTGCACATAGATCCATGAAATATGTAaagctatttaaaaaaaaaattggggatTGGCTTAATAAATCCCTTAACATCTCAAATGCACATCTTATTGTTGAAAAATCCATGGACAAAGGATGTATTACAATCTTAGATTATAATGTTAATTAATCACAATCGCGTTCATCAGGGCTTACATCCACTATTTTCTCTACTTTATCTATCTTATGCATTAATGCATCTAGAGTAGAGGAGGGAAGAGTGAGAAGAGAAGGTTAAAGTCCAATAAGATGGGTGCAAACATAAGTGTGAATAGAATGAAGAATTTAGGTATTGGATTAGGAATGAGTCATAGAGGGGAAGACATAATGAAGGATGTACATGTACATGGATGGAGATGTGGAAATAGAAATATTCATCTAGCACAAGACGGATTAGTAGCTTAGTAAGAATGACACAAGTGAGAGAAATGGTTGATGAGAGAGCAAAAATGTAAAACATTATGCGAGATATGAATATGATGAGAAAAGTATAATGAAAAAATAAACCTAAATAAAAgttaacataaatatataaatctcAACTAAAAGATAGTTCAAATTGAAAATTTATAAAAGATGCCTTCTATTTTTTATCAGAATATGATACTAATAGTTTAATATAATAGCTTCACATGAATGGTTTCTTTATTAGAACATGTCAGGCTTAAAAATTGCATGTCAACTTCATTTAACTTGATCTTATCCATTTAGGTACCCCACTCAAAACTATATGCTATAATTTCACTGTCAATAACATAAAATAGTAAGTCAAATCTCATGTAAGACAGGCTCGGCTATCAtagtttttcttttttaattttcaaCCAGTCTATTTGCCAGATTCTATATTTTAGAATCGTGATACCTTTCGTCCATTGAAATAAGTTAACACCAATCATGCTGAGAACCGACAAGATTTCACCATCCTAGTCGACTGTAGGATGGCTTTGATTACTATAGCAGAATTTCAATGGTTTTCTCCATCAAACCCATTCAATGATTCAATAGCAACTGCATtggctttttttttattttttttatttggagGATTTGATCACTATGGctattttcctttcctttttcagCAGTAAATTGGAAGATTTTTATTGGGAAGATAAGATTTTTATAGGATGAATAGGTTCTTTATGCTTATCATTATCATCTTGATAATGCATCATAGAATGTGATCAGAAATATTGATACAAAaaacactcacacaatcaaatACAGAAGCAACAACAAACAAACATGATCTCACCAGTGTGATCATCCCCACAAGATGAACCCCTACCCAACCTAGAAAAAAGATTTAGACTGATACATCATATTGTCAGCACAACTGCACCTTTTTTTACAATCCTAACTGGCCAGTATTTTTCCCAAAATGTATAATTCTATGAAGCTACCCAACAGCAAAACCATTTCAATTCCAGTAGTCCAAGAATTAGCAGCCAGGGATCCTGATTCAGTGCCTCAAAGGTATAGAAGGGAGGAAGAGAGGCTCCATTCCATTACTGTTAGTGATAACTTGAGCAGTTCTATTCCCATAATTGATTTGTCACTTCTGTCTGAGCACAAAGAGTCCAGACAACAGGTGATGGAGAAGCTTTCACTTGCCTGCCAAGAATGGGGTTTCTTTCAGGTGATTATATAGTTGCAAGTATAAACCCATACCAAATGGACCAGAGGATTCTTAGATGAACCACTTtaattagatttttatttatttttggttgtaGAGGGTATTTTCAACAGCTTCTTAGGGTTTATTTGTTTATGACTGCTATTAGCAGAAAAGTCTTTTGTGCCATGGTAAACTCTCTATGCAATATTTAGGTTAGCTACATCTAAAGGAGCTATCTTTATAACAATAACTGACATCTGTATCTTCTTTAACCATGGCATCTTTTTTATTTCATATTAAGGGCAGACTTCAAACTTGTTGTTTTGGCAGGTGGTGAATCATGGGGTTCCTGTCTCAGTGCTGGACCAAATGAAACAAGTTGTGAGGGATTTCTTCCAACTTCCACTGGAGGAAAAGCTCAAGTGTGGAATTCAAGAGCGTGAAGGCTATGGCCAGGCCTTTGTAATTTCAGATGAACAGAAATTAGACTGGTCAGACATGTTATATTTGGTCACTCTCCCTGAAGATGTTAGAAACATGAATTTCTGGCCAAGAAGGCCAACAAATTTCAGGTATGTCTGAACTTTCCTTGGCCATAGGCAAGTTCATTTTTTTCTTCTTAAAGATAGATTCAATTGtaaaatgaaaatcattttttatCAGATAAACTTTTTAACGTGGCCATAACGCTATGAATCAATAAGATCACAAACTAAGACCTCATCCTCATATAACATTACCAAGAAACAAATCCACAAACACGCAAAAAAGCTGTTTAGAATTATACTAGATAATGTTTTGGCTCTAGCTTCCTCCTTGACAATACCTTTCAGTGTGCGAGCTGTGATCTACTGGCTGATAATAGTCCTCTGTTTTTGGGCTGTAACTGCAATTGAAACAATGCTTTGGTTTAGAGCCCCTTTTCACAGTCAAGTACTTATTTGACCGACATCAATTAATTTTGGATTAAGTGAGTAATGGGTCACTGTAGATTGACTCAAACTTCTGTCACTTAATCCAAACGAAATCATATTGAGATTGTAATTGGTCATAAAACACACTGTGAAATGAATTTAAATAAGTTAGGTCAGGGTTGGGGTCTGGTATGATAGGTAAGAGTTTTTTATGATAAAGCATAAGGTTATGAGGTCTAGTGGTTCAGTTTTCTTTTAATTTATGAAGTATCAGAAAATATGTTACAATTTTAttggtcatgttaaaaagtttataGACTCACAATAGTTTATTGAAGGGGGTACTGATTAAATTAAGTCAACTAACCAAAAAATCAATGAAACATATTTAATTAACTGCAAAATCCTCAAatctaaattgttttttttttttggtccagAGAAACCATGAATGACTTTGGCATGGAAATTCAGAAACTCTCAAATAAGCTCTTGAGTCTGATAGCAGAGACCCTGGGTCTCAAGATTAACAGTTTTATTAATCCAGAGGGAAAGTGGATACAAGGAGCTCGAATGAACTACTATCCGAGGTGTTCAAGGCCAGATCTTGTATTTGGAATAGGTCCTCACTCAGACCCATCAAACATCACCATATTGCTACAGGATGATGAGCAAGTAGGATTGCACATACGAAAAGATGGTGAATGGATTCCTGTTGAACCCATCTCTGGAGCTCTTGTCGTCAATATTGGAGATATGGTAGAGGTATTTATCTCCATcttaatctcaatcttgacttCAAATTGAAATCTATTCAAACTAAACTTAGGATAAAATGTAAAAAGTATGAATGCTTGGAACTATGTGTTTTTACAGATTCATTAGAAATATCTGAAATAGTTGTCAATTttgttaaaagttttttttttttttagcttgaTTAGATTTAACTATGATGTgaatttatttataatcattttttttatAGTGTTAAATTAAATATTATGAAAAATGGTAAGTAATATATGTAACAATTTGATTCAAGAATATAAGACATGCTTTTTTTATCTAtctataatttataaattaatgcATATAATTAGTTTCAAATTGTAATTCTGTATTGCAACTTCTTTATTGGTTTAAAACTCAAGTACCAATATTTTAAGAATAGACTCATACCTTGAAATAACCTTATACCTCTTTGGAAGATAATTTCATTTGAAAAAATCACAATGAGATAGCAGGCTTGATCGATTACATCCCTTTTGTGATTTTTCCACTTTTCTTGTGCCCATTTATAAATTTCTTCAAAATACATTTGCACTCTTTAAAATCTACACAAGTCTCTTATTTTCAAGCATCATCATGTTGTATCCTATTTTTTCATGATCCAATTCAAGAACTAGGAATACCTTCACCACTTTAGTGCATGCTTGGTACTCTTCTCTTATTGTTGTTTATGTTTTTCAAATTATCTAATGAATTCCACTATTTTGTTTGTCATAGTTGTTTCCCCATTGTGATGATTTAATGATAAGAAGGGTCTCTAGAAAATGAAACCCCACATCGTCTctttgcataaaaaaaaaaatctcttagtTGATTTTTTTGTCATAtctcctttaattttttttaaatggtctCAAACTTCCAAACATAGATCAATTCCTAGTAGATCTTAGGGATATATACATTTTCCTATGTACATCCTATATATTTTTGTCACATTTcctttaatatttaaaaatttccATCAAACTTGAATTCTTGCACTAAACTCCAATAGATCCCAGAGGTTAACACACCTTCCACTTTGCATCCTAGATCTCTTGATTATTTTTTCCATGTGTACTTTAATATTTGAAAATTCTCCTCAAACATGCATACTTGCCTCAAACCCAAGTAAAGCTTAGAGAACAATAATCAACCATAAGGATTGAAATCGTGATTTTGTAATCATATAGTTATATAAATAAGGTCCATGTTTGTTTGTCCCACAtgggtaggtgagttggcttgggttgtgggtttgctccccataGGTCTCAGGTTCAACTCCCTCCCGGGTTTAAGAGGGGGGATTGTTTGCTTAAGGAAATTGAGGGTTTGATTCTATAGCTTACTAAATTAATGTTAATCATGATAGAATAAGATTGTGAAGTATTCTATTTTTCTCAATGTTCTATATATCAAATGAGATTAGAACAAAGGTATatcatttatttttaataatttgagGTAAATTATTTCTTTGTTTGAATATATCATGAATTAAAATGTTTAATTCTATTTTTCAAAAGATGATATTTCTTACATCCAACTCTTTGAGTATTTAATGGGCCAATTTAGAACATTTCCTTAATGCAAGTAGTCTAGGAAGTGATATCATTAAAGTAATAGATGGAAGATATTGTTAAAACAATAAGATCAAATGACACTCTTTTTAAGTTTATCATTCTAGTACATGGCAATTCACTCAAGATACATAGACACTAATTAGACAACCTACCCATTACCTTATCCCAATAATTGGAATACTAGTTTTATAAGTTATAAAATGAATATCCAAACTCAAACATGGGAACATTATCCTAATAATTCGATTTAAATGTCTTCAATACATTATTAGATTATGGATTCAATTATCAGCGGTGAATGAAACATTGAGTTACACTCTTAAAACTAGCAATTTTTGCATTCCCTCtgatttctttttctaatattaattTATAATGTTATTCAAAACATATTGAGAACCTATCTTGCTAATTCTGATCCCTAATTCTAATTTCCTCTAGACAAAATTGGTTTATAGAAAATAAAGTATGTAAGCTCTTTCCCTGCCTTAAGATTTAAACCTAGATTTCTAATGTCATCCTTCTCTATATACTCTTTTTTTTTTGGTCTTTAGACTCCAAacgaattttttttggaaaagaagTAATACATTATATTATAAAATAGTAACTTTGTATGTATAAAATGGTAATAAATTGGAAGAGAGAGAGAAACTTTCTttgtgcatgtatatatgtataatgaATTATTGACATCATATTATCTATAGGTATTCATTAATCAATATAATATGTTTAAATTGTGTAGACTTTTATTTTCAGGAATGTTacaaatttataatataatatcataGTTTTCTTTAGTtgtcttgatttaagattttattaACCCTCATGTCATCATTATATAACTAGCAGTTTAGAAATAAATGTGCTTCATCTATTTATCTCTTTTAAGTCACGTGATATATTTaatgaataatgtgcaatgaaatTCTTTATTATAATTTGTGGATAGGTAATGAGCAATGGACGATACAAGAGCATTGAACATCTTGCCTTGCCAAACAATAAGACAGATCGAATATCAATTGCTgtatttgaatttcccaccaaagAAGTACAAGTAGGTCCCCATCCGGACCTATTGGATGATACACATCCTCCTTTGTACACAACATTTAAACGTGGTGATTTTGatgataatttttttcaaaacaaattagagCACAAGTCAGCTCTACAATTTTGTAAAATCCAATCCTAAACATGATCAGGTTCCAATTTATCCAACTAAAAACCTTTCTTTGTGTTTGCTAAGTTATTTTACAATAAAGttgtattgaaaaacacaaaatgaaCATATAAATAATTGAACATGAATAACATGTTTATTAAATTATGTGTATAATGCAAAGAAATTTATATGAACTTTTTATAAGAATCTTAGAGGTAGATCATTTGTAAATTCATCTCTTATTTGTAATGGAAATACAATGTAGTTTTCTTCACCTATATTGTTATTATTTGAATTAATCAAGTGAAAATGATTTTAGTGTGTTTCATAGTAGATTTTGCATTAGAATGAGTATATTAATTATACTATGCAATTGAGTTTATTATGTCATACaattgaattaaatagtttttgaTAGGTAAGGTGTAGTCACAAAGATTGTGCCCAAATTATATtgataataaaaaataatgtatGTGGATAGTTATCTCAAAACATTGAGGTCACACACACATATAAACTACATATTATCTTGGTTACAagccaaaatagaaaaaaatacaaaGTTCTTTATATTATCTCGTCGACTTAAACCTTTATTCTTCTTCATGTTAGATTTTTGTTATTCATACCCACCTTTGGTTGGTGCATGATCAAtaggaaattttaaaatctttcaCCACTTGTTTTGTTGATtctcattttgacttttttttaaaagcccaatcTTTTCAATGTTTATCATCGATCTAAATAGACCAATACTTAGAAAAAAATTGTGGTCGTAACTAAACCAATGTTCATAATGGATAATTATAAGCACCCTATGTATGCATCATACCTTCCAAACAATTTCCATCAAGTACTTTTGAAATTAGTTaaattattcttatttatttttcatttttattattctaTTTGGGTCATCTAAAGTAACATTTGTGCTTTTCTAATGTTTTCTaaaagtgatgtaggagcatccaattCTACGGGCAATCCTACATTGCCAaaaaatatatattcttttttgtgttcatgttttgcaTTATTTTGTGTAGGTTTGAGCCTCAAGAGTATCTTTTCAAGTGTTGCAATGATAAATCCTCCATTTATCAAGACTTGGATTCCATTTCAAAAATAAAAGGTGACTAGGTGCCTAAATGGAAGGAAAAGCTagtgatttttgaaaaaatatttaatgaCTCTTCAAATTCCAATGGAGCACGACTTGATTCATGATTTAATTCAGTTTGGTGCAACAACATTAATGTcacattttggaagaaaaaagtcCACTTTATTTAATGTTTTTGAAGGAATTTGAAAAGTCAAGTTGAAGGAAACGACAAAGCGGATTTGGATTCTTCTTTTGGGTTCCTCGCAAAGGTTAAAACCACTATAAAATGCAGCATTTAATCATGTTAAGAGGTAGCAATCAAAAGCATCAAGGTTGGAGAAAGAAATTCTAGGTTGCTCTAGAAAATTGTATAAAGAAGAGTGTATAGGCAATTAGCTTGCCAAGAGGAGACAAAtaaaaaaagagaaagaggaattttTAGGTGTGTTGGAGGTGTTCAAGATAATTGTGATAGCTATAACATGAAGGGAAAAATGATATTTCCAAAGAGGATTGTAGCCAAGAAAGTTCAAGACAAGAGGGTTTGAAGATTTGAAGGCATGAACTACCTAGAATTCTTGTAAATGTTTTGAACTATGTTCCTTGTTGAGATCCTCCACATATGTAATTGATTTCAAAGAATTTTATAATGAATATATGTTTCAAACTTTATTTCATTTGTGTTATTGTTGGTGGGATGATATGTAAAGGTTGCAAGAATGAGTAGTTTGATAAGACCCCTCGATGTTGACTGCATCATATGGTCACATTAAATAATTTACTCGATGCACTATAGTTTATAAGGGGTTGTTTGAAACCTGCAGTCTAAAAGGAATTAGGTATAGTAGGAAATTTATTGTGCTATCACAAATCGTATTAAATTTCTATCATTTTAACCATGGTCCATGTGTATTTCCTCTAAATGCATGCAAATAATTTTCTAAATGTATCATTGATTTCCTTGTCATATGACAAATAGGAAAGAAGCCAATCTCTATGTCCAAGAAAGCTCCTTTGTGTACCAACAAAGATAAGCATTGCATCAAATATCCACATTCAACCAatctaattattaaattaatagaagaattgggtaTTTTATATTTGACCAACTAAATAAATAtggcaaaaattttaaaataaaaaattgattgaaTGGTTTGGAAGAGTTGTTTCCAAATCAGATTGTGTGgtagtttttgcatcaacatttgggatcacactttgtgatccatcatcaagattatggagtgtgatctgaaacattgatgcaaaagcTACCAGCTATCTGATCTAGAAATGGCTcttccaaatttcaaaaaattgtgaaaactTCTTTGACTGAATGGTATTTATTTTATggacaattgaatttaaatttcaAGTTAAGGAATATATTCTTTTAGGTTATATGTATGTGCACACTTTTTTATTGAGGATAAATCACTTCAATTACATATCTTGGCATAGATCTTAGTAATATAAAGGATCAAATTATCTTAGCATAAATATGATAACTCAATAATCTAAAGGATAATTAGGTGTCCacgcacatgcacatacacatataaTTTAGGTATGTAGATATATATCTATATGGATATGTGCACAtgatatgcatatttatatatatgtatgatatgtatatatgtatatgtatctacaaATGATATTTTCTTATTGAGGATAAATtgcttcaattaattaattttcatagGAAAGATTTGGAAAATTCAAAAGTCTAAGAGATTGTGCATATAAATGGATGTTTGTATACAAAAATATTCctagacatatgcatatatacatatctatatatacacatgcatatgtgCATATGAatgcatgtgtgtatatgtgtgtgtacttacatatgtatgtatatctatgtatatacttACATATGTGTATAAAATTAAATCTAAAGGGGAATATATATAAAGAGAAAAGTAGATTTATAATA
This window harbors:
- the LOC131065576 gene encoding oxoglutarate-dependent flavonoid 7-O-demethylase 1 isoform X2, producing MYNSMKLPNSKTISIPVVQELAARDPDSVPQRYRREEERLHSITVSDNLSSSIPIIDLSLLSEHKESRQQVMEKLSLACQEWGFFQVVNHGVPVSVLDQMKQVVRDFFQLPLEEKLKCGIQEREGYGQAFVISDEQKLDWSDMLYLVTLPEDVRNMNFWPRRPTNFRETMNDFGMEIQKLSNKLLSLIAETLGLKINSFINPEGKWIQGARMNYYPRCSRPDLVFGIGPHSDPSNITILLQDDEQVGLHIRKDGEWIPVEPISGALVVNIGDMVEV
- the LOC131065576 gene encoding oxoglutarate-dependent flavonoid 7-O-demethylase 1 isoform X1, which gives rise to MYNSMKLPNSKTISIPVVQELAARDPDSVPQRYRREEERLHSITVSDNLSSSIPIIDLSLLSEHKESRQQVMEKLSLACQEWGFFQVVNHGVPVSVLDQMKQVVRDFFQLPLEEKLKCGIQEREGYGQAFVISDEQKLDWSDMLYLVTLPEDVRNMNFWPRRPTNFRETMNDFGMEIQKLSNKLLSLIAETLGLKINSFINPEGKWIQGARMNYYPRCSRPDLVFGIGPHSDPSNITILLQDDEQVGLHIRKDGEWIPVEPISGALVVNIGDMVEVMSNGRYKSIEHLALPNNKTDRISIAVFEFPTKEVQVGPHPDLLDDTHPPLYTTFKRGDFDDNFFQNKLEHKSALQFCKIQS